The stretch of DNA TACACCGTGTCCACCTGTTGGGTTCAGTATCCTAAAGGCTGGTTTGAATAAGTCAGTACTCTTGTCAGTTTATAGCTCACAAAATTCACGAGAAGGTCAAGTTTGCCACAACTTACATGGTACGTTCTTGCATCATGGACATCTATATTAATTATTTCTTGTTTGGCACAGCCTTTACTTGTTAAATGAACTACAAGATAAATTATGTCATGCTTAACGTTACTAGGTTTTATACTTCTCAGATGCGTTCATGGTGGCAAGAGCTCTTTGTCGCTGACAAATAAGAAAAATGTTTTAGGTGCAGGGCTAATGTTTGTGCCGAAAAGAGTGCATGGGGAGAGGACCAATGCAGGATTAGTTCGCTTCCTTGATCTTTTGTAAACTGTTTCACAGTGTGCCTTTTTCGTAAAGGGATactacaaatttatatttaattgTTTAGTAGAAAATTTGAACCTTGAGTACTTGGATGACTCCAGATGTCCACTCTATTGTTTGACATGAGTTATTGACTGAATATATGTTTACTATGCCAACCCTCTATTTTGTATTTTGCAGAAAAAAAGATTGCGTCATATCTCAGTAAAATCGGCCAGAAATTTCTCTCTATGTATCGCTCATACGGAACTTATGTGGCTTTCCTCACAATTCTGTTGACTCTATACTTGGTGACTCCCAATTATATATCATTTGGTTACCTTTGGTTCCTTCTACTTTGGATAATCGGAAGGCAGCTTGTCGAGAAGACGAAGAGACGACTTTGGTTTCCATTAAAAGTATATGCTGCTGTGGTGTTTATCTTCACCTATAGCCTGAGTATTTCTCCACTCTTTGCGCGCTTGGTTTCAAAGTTTGTTAAACTATATCCTGATCTTGGATTTGATCCTGAAGCCTCTTTGTTGGTAAATGTTTGGCAATCATTGTCTATTCTAGTAGTGATGCAACTTTACAGTTATGAAAGAAGGCAGAACAGTGACAAGAACTTCAGTGTTTCTGATGCTTCTGTATCTGGGCTTCTAGGGTTCCTTAGAAGGTTGCTAATTTGGCACAGTGAGAAGATACTATCAGTTAGTGTGTTCTATGCTTGCCTATCATCAATCAGTCTATCTGGCCTAGTTTATCTGTTAGGTCTCATTGTCTTTTCCACCTTACCGAAAGTTTCTCGAATTCCTTCGAAGGTCTACCTAGTCTACACTGGTTTACTTGCTGTATCTGAATACCTCTTCCAAATGATATGCAAACCTGCTCAAATGTGTCCTGGTCAGCGCTTGTATGGATTTGCTGCATTTCTTGGTTTGAAACATTACGATTCTGGGCTTTGGGGTGTTGAATATGGGCTTAGAGGAAAAGTTCTGGTGATTGTGGCTTGCACCATTCAATATAATGTGTTCCACTGGCTGGACTTAATGCCAGCATCTCTAGTACATGAGGGTAAATGGGAAGAGCCTTGTCAGCTGTTTATCTCTTCCGATCAATCTGCTAGTCTTTTGAACAACAGGGAGGAGATACATTCCTCAAATAGGTTTGCCTTGTTGTTTTCTAAAGTCCAAGGTCTTGTGGGTAGCAGCTTATCTTCATCCCTTAGTTCAGGCAACACCTATCAGACCTCAGAAGCTGTCCAGAATGTGACCAAAGGTCTGGACGAGGACAAAAGGTACTCATTTGCAAAGATGTGGGGAATGTCAAAAGAAAGCCACAAGTGGGATAAGCAAAGGATCGTCTCTCTGAAAAGAGAAAGATTTGACACCCAGAAGTCGACATTTAAGAGCTACATAATATTCTGGATGGAGAATCTTTTTAAATTGCGAGGTCTGGAAATTAACATGATTGTGTTACTATTGGCAAGCTTTACATTGTTAAATGTTGTATCAATGTTTTATATCATGTGCCTCGTGGCATGTATTCTTATGAACAGAGATCTAATCCAGAAACTGTGGCCCCTTTTCGTGTCTCTCTTTGCTACTGTCTTAGTACTCGAGTATTTTGCCCTTTGGAAAGATGGAATGCTCTGGTTACAGGGTGTCAATGATATTGAAATGCGTTGCCACGGATGCTGGAAAAATTCGCAGATTTTCTTTGATTATTGCTCGAAATGCTGGCTAGGCATGTCCTTCCTGTCATATCTTGAACTTATGCAATCCAATGTTATATTACTATTCAGCTTAAAACAGATAATTTATGAAATGTATGTACATTTATTTGATGCAGGGTTAATAGCTGATGATCCTCGAATGTTGGTTAGCTACTATGTTGTGTTCATTTTTTCGTCATTCAAGCTACGCTCTGACCACTTCTCTGGTTTCTCGGACTCGGATACATACCGTCAGATGCGATCCCAAAGGAAAAATGCGTTTGTTTGGAGGGACCTCTCATTGGAAACAAAAAGCTTCTGGACCTTTCTTGATTATGTGCGGCTTTATGCTTACTGCCATTTATTAGATATAGTTTTGGCACTAATTGCTATTACTGGTACTCTGGAGTATGATTTTTTACACCTCGGTTATCTCGGGTTTGCTCTGGTTTTCTTCCGAATGAGACTTGAAATActgaagaagaagaataagattTTCAAGTATCTACGGATGTATAATTTCGCTGTTATAGTTTTGTCACTTGCATATCAATCTCCTTATGTTGGGCAGTTTAGCTCTGGCAAGTGTGATCAAATAGATTACCTCTATGAAATTATTGGATTCTACAAGTATGATTATGGTTTTAAGATAACATCACGGTCAGCTTTTGTTGAGATAGTGATCTTCTTATTGGTGGCAGTGCAATCATACATCTTTAGTTCTGGTGAGTTTGATTATGTATCAAGATACCTTGAAGCAGAGCAAATCGGTGCAATGGTCCGTGAACAGGAGAAGAAGGCTTTAAAGAAAACCGAACAGCTGCAGCATCTTCGCAGGTCTGAGGAGCAAAAACGTCAACGCAACATGCAAGTAGAAAGGATGAAATCTGAGATGTACAATTTACAAAGTCAACTAAATACAATGAATTCCTTCACCCCAATCAATAATGCTTCCTGCAATGAAGGCTTACGGCGCAGGAGGACTACTAGGTTGTACAGTGATATTGATGCTCCATTGCTAGATAATGAGATTGGTTCACCAGCTGCAGCATCTCAGTCATTTGAATTCTCTGTAGCAGATACAAAGAGAAACATACCAGATTTATTGTTCCCAAGCTCGTCTGATGCTCCGCGGTCACCAATCAGGGGGAGGAGTGAAGAATTTATGCTGGCTGATAATGCTAAAAATTCTGTGGGCTCAACATCTGAGATTATTGAGCTTGATGAGTGTGATATCAAATTGCATCCTAACTTACTaaaagaggagaaggaaagaagaCAACCCAAGGAAAACCCACTTAAATCTGCTGTGCAGTTAATTGGTGATGGTGTTTCCCAAGTTCAGTCATTTGGAAACCAGGCAGTTACAAACATTGTGAGCTTCTTGAACATTGATCCAGAAGAATCACTCTCCAATGAGCATCCCACAGAAGGTAGCTTTTATGATGTAGTAGAAAACCAGAGGGGAACACAAGATGGCCAGTTTCTGAGGACACATTCAGATAGCTTGGGAACTGCAGCAGAATCCTCAGCAAGTATGCCAGTTGGTGTTATCTTTCGGTATATATGGTATCAGATGCGAAGTAATTATGATTATGTTTGCTATTGCTGTTTTATCCTGGTATTTCTGTGGAATTTTAGTTTGCTCTCCATGGTCTACCTTGGAGCGCTTTTCTTATATGCTCTTTGTGTAAACTATGGGCCAAGTTACTTGTTTTGGGTCATTGTTCTGATCTACACTGAGCTCAACATTCTATCACAGTATATATATCAGATTATTATCCAACACTGTGGTTTGAATATACATTTGCCTCTTCTCCAGAGATTAGGTTTCCCTGATGATAAAATAAAAGCATCCTTTGTTGTCAGCATATTGCCTTTGTTTTTGGTATATATATCTACTCTCCTGCAGAGCTCAATCACAGCCAAAGATGGTGAATGGGTCCCTGTAACAGAATTCAGTTTCCTTAGTGCAAGAAATAACATTGAAGAGAAATTTTGTATACCATACAACTGGAAAGATAGGGTAAAAAGTTTGCACATGCCTTTAATGAATCTTATAAGGATGTTTGGGAGGGGCTTATCTAGATATTGGCTATCACTAACACAGGGTGCAGAATCTCCTCCCTTTTTTGTGCAAGTTACAATGGAAGTAAAACATTGGCCAGAAGATGGAATCCAACCAGAGAGGATAGAGTCAGCAATAAATAAGGTACTTGTGACAGCCCATGAAGAAAGATGTCAATCTAATTCGCCTTCATCATGCCATTCTTCTAGTCGAGTTCGGATTCAAAGTATTGAACGGAGCAAAGAAAATCCTAGTATGGCTCTTGCTGTGCTAGAAGTTGTTTATGCTGCTCCTACAGAATGCCAGTCAGCAGGATGGTTCAAATCACTTACTCCAGCAGCTGATGTAGAAAGGGAAATTCATGACTCACAAAAGGCAGGCCTTTTTGAAGAAATAAATTTCCCCTACCCAGTTGTCTCTGTAATTGGCGGCGGTAAAAGAGAGATTGAtctttatgcatattattttgGTGCTGACATGGCAGTTTTCTTTCTTGTTCTCATGTTCTATCAATCTATCCTAAAAAACAAGAGTGAATTCTTGGAAGTTTATCAGCTGGAAGAACAATTCCCTAAAGAGTTTGTTTTCATCCTAATGGTGAGAGCTCATCTTTCAGTTTACATGGTTATTATTGCACTTGAACGCTGTTGTACTTCTCTTTGCTTAGGTTTCTAATGCATGCTATTTTAATTTTGCAGATTCTCTTTTTCTTGATTGTAGTTGACCGCATTATATACTTGTGGTCATTTGCAACCGGAAAAGTTGTTTTCTATATTTTCAATCTTGTGCTCTTCACATACTCGGTCACTGAGTATGCCTGGGGAATGGAGCTAGCCCACAGGGATGTTGGAGGATTTGTTTTACGTGCCATCTACCTTACAAAATCAATTTCCCTTGCACTGCAGGCTTTGCAGATCAGATATGGTATCCCCAACAAAAGTAACTTGTATAGACAGTTTCTGACTAGCAAAGTAACACAAGTAAACTACTTGGGTTTCCGGCTATACCGAGCTTTACCGTTCTTGTATGAGCTTCGATGTGTTCTTGATTGGTCTTGCACGACTACATCATTAACAATGTATGATTGGCTTAAGGTACATATCAGTAGATCTGTTTTTGCAAGCATGTGGGTAATTCTGCCATAAATTTATTAGCATATAGGCGCCGAAGACTGGGCACTATAGTCTATGATGATTGATACTAATTTTTGTTTTTTTGGACCACCTGATCAGTTGGTACAACAATTAGGTTAAACACCAGTATGTTTTTACTTTGGTTAACCCATATAATCCTGTATGATGATTCTACTTTTGCCGTGCTGTGACTTTAGCATTTCATTTTTAGATATTGATTTTCGAACACTGCCGAGAGTAGTTGGATATGTGTGATATTGGTGATCTGTGTTGAATGGTTTAGTCTACTTCATCACAATTGTTTCTGTTTTGGTTGTTGTAGGCTTCTGAAGTCTGAACTTGTACTTGGAACCCTGCTTGGCAATTAGTTAGCCTATTCGTAGCCTCAGAATACATAATTAGTCCAAAAGTTCCTTGCTCACCTGATTCCGCTTATTTAAGGCTTCAGTTGGAGTCGGGCTTTGTCTTACTCAAATAAATATGGATATTAGCAGTTTCTCCTACATTTGTTTTTGTTCATGCGCTGTACGATAAAGTAAAAACAGCTTTTCTAGGAATCAGTTAGGTACAACGTTTGGTGGTACTAGTTATGCAGCATAATGTACCTTTTCACCATATTTCTTGTATTTAGCTTTTACACTAATGTGTTAATTGCTGTAATAGAGCAAATTTTGGCATCTGATATTTTTGTTCCTCTGCACAGTTGGAGGACATATATGCGAGCTTGTTCCTTGTGAAATGCGACACAATTTTAAATAGGGCAAATCATCAACACGGGGAAAAGcaaacaaaaatgacaaaattcTGTGGTGGGATATGCTTATTCTTCGTACTTATCTGTGTTATTTGGGCTCCAATGTTGGTACGTGAGTGCAATACCTTTCTAGAATAGTCACACTAATGTTATTCCAACCTCTTTGCACATGCAAAAATGCTGTGCGATTTTGGGTTTCACTCCCGCGAAAGAATTACTGCTTTTTCAAATGTGGATTGCGTGCTCAGGGGTGCGCGTCCACATGCTGTTAGGTTGAGACTAACTTTCAAAATTCATGGATATAGTGTCTGCTAGAAAATGTGAGACTGCACAATTTCATCCAAAATATCTCCATCTGTGGTTGTGCAGGAAAGAAGAGATAGTAAACACTACAAACTGCAATATTATTCATTTAGCTGTTTCTTGTGAGTACATTGTACCTAGCTTTGCTTGAAGCTTGTAAATACTTCTTTTTGAGTAAAATGCATCAAAGATCCAAAAAATATTGTTTGTGTGTCAGCTAGGTCCTATAAGTATAAAAATGCACATCTGGGTCCTAAAAGTGGATAAGTGGTTCACCGAGGTCCTATACAGCCCTGATTAGCTTTGACCTGCACGTGTGGCGGATTGACCACCACCATGTGGACAATATTTTTCACAAACCCCCCTAAAAGGTGGTGTCTTCTATTTTCGTGACCCATCTTTCTCTCTTCTAATTTTGTAGACCTGGTGCACGCGGCACGCCTTGCCTCGCTTGCCACCGTTCCTCCTGTAGGACAAAGTAGTGCTGGAACCCATCTCAAGTGTACATTAGCCCCGGTGTCTGACGAGGAGCCGTCACCCTTCATCTTGCGGATGTCAGCGAGGATGCCCACCACCGTTGGGAAGTGACCACTGCTGCCCTCCATCCTGGGAAGGGCACGATGCCGCCTCGTCGATCATGTCATCGGCGACGCGCATGCAGAACGGCATGCGCCACCGGCCACCCCACGGCCACCGCTGCACCACCATGCTTCGGCAATCCCGCCACCACACTCTGCAACCCCAGACACACATCACCTCACTTCAAAAACCCCGGATCCGTGCCATGGTCGTCGCCACGACTTCGACAGCGGAGATGAGTGGCAGAGTGGTGGCGGCGGAGAGGTGCAATCGCGCACGTGCTGGGCGGAGAGGAGATTGGCAGCTTCCCACCCATGCTGTCGCCCTCGCTCCCTGCTGCTTCATGGTGTCACTATCTCCACTAGAGCCACTACCATCGTCGAACTGTTGCCTCAGCGACGCCCTGGTCCAATTCCTTCTGGTAGGAGTAGCGCGACAACACGAGGAAGAGGATCCCTGATCAATTCTTTGTTCCGAGCTTTCCTCCGCCGAAATTTCTGCGTGTTCTACAACACCAGCCGCCTCCTTCTGTTGTTCATTGAGCAGCTGCTGGTGATCCTTCATTTCCACCACCAGATTCACCCACTCTGCCTCGTCTTCGCCTGCATGGGCCATGGTGTACCTTCCACCGCAACTGAAGCATCCCCAATTGCTTGCTTTGTTGGCAATAACTACGGTTCAAACGACGGTGGTGGTACAGCAGCACAGCGGTGATAGCGCTCGTGACTCCTTACCATCGTCGTTCGTGACCATGCCCTCCATCAAGAGTCTTGGCCGTTAGCGAGGTTGGCGCCCTGGAGCAGGGCAACAACTTAAAACTCCGTATCCGCCAGCTGAGGTGATGACAGAATGGTGGCAGCGGTGCACCCGGTGCTTCGCTGGGTACAAATCCATGGAATCGATCGTAGCTGGGGCCGCGATGGCAGAGGATGGGCCACGAAATTAGAATAGAGAATGTCTAGAGGCTGCATCACAAAGTACGTAGCATCGGTCAACACGTCACGCAGACAGGCAAGAGTTGGATAGGACCTGCGATGAATCACTTATCCACTTTTAGGATCCAGCTGACACACGCGGAATACTTTTAGGACCTCAATACATAGAAACACAAGCTTTGCGTTTTCTCGATTTGTTTTCGAGAAAACATAAAAACTTGCGTGTCGATGCATTGGTAGATAGAGAAAGAGTTCAGTACAAGCCCAGATGACCAACACCCCAAGTATGACGCTATGCGAGGCAACTAGGCAGTAGTTACCCCTGGAGGATCGTGTCAAGACCCACCGCACCTTGCCCTCTCCAACGACTGAGCCTTGGACTTGATCGTGTCGAGCAGAATGTCAGTGTTGGGTTTTGTGTTGTCGAATATGGCGGCGTTTCGATGCAAAATGGAGGCAGCAAATCTGGCAATTTTCAACTCCGGGCACCATGCACATGATATCCAGGGGCAATTTGCGTCAAGCAAGATAGGAAAACAAGGTGCTTCCTCTCCATTTTTGTTCCTGCATAGTCCCTGTTTTAACAGGAACGAGAAACCACGAAGAACAGGGCGTTGGCATCTATATTGATCAAAGGATGGAAGGTCTCAACCAAGAATTGAATTGCTCGGATCGAGCATGTACTACTCCAAGCGAAAATTGGAAGTTCCTCACCACTAAAAAGAAAGCAGGCCATGGCGGCTGTGGCTTCACTCCACTGGTTCACAGATCCACCAGGCCCTGGGCATGATCACCAAGGAGGCACCCTTGCGCTTCGCGGCCGAGGTGAACCGGGTGGTCTGCTGCCACCAATCAACAAAGTCGTAGTAGTGGATCGGACCAAGATAGAACTTCACGTCACAGGGTTCCCAAGAAAGGGCAACTGATGAGGAGGTGGCTCATGGTCTCCTCTGATTGGCAAAACAGACACCGCAGGTGGTGTTGCAGACCTCGTCTTGTGAGCGTCTTGGCAGTCTAGCAGCAGCTTTGGCAAGCAAGCAAAATGGAAAACCTGACCCTTGGGGCAGCCCAGGAGCGTCAGCTCAACCACCAAGATCTTGAGACAACAAATTTGGCGGAGTACTGGGGGTGTCCAACGCCAAACCAACACATCTGGCTCTGTCGTGAGGTGCACCCCGCGGGCCATCACCCAGAGCTGGATGTACTGCCAGAGGGCAAGTGGGCTGCccgccctcccccccccccccccccccctcccaatGTCAGTGATCTAGCGTTGGTCCACAAGCGGCTCCTGCACCGTGCGGGACGAGCAGTGGTTCCTTCTCGGGGATGGTTGCTTGCTGGTTACTGATGCTCGGAAAAAAAATCACTGCTCTACCTCTTTTTTCTTAGTGCAGGCCAGAAATGTTCATATTTTTCAGATGAAAATTTGCAGGTTCACATGTTATTCCATGAACATGTATATTTTTCTTTCACAATTCAGAACTTGAGGGTGCCTCAACACGATAGCATGTGTGGGTGCACCCCTGAGCATATCTACCGTTCTACCCTTTCTCAGCATCTGATGTTTGCACATTGCATGTCTGGTAGAAAGATGCATGTGTTTGGACCATGAGAATGCTGGTAACCTTTTATTCAGGGTGCCTACCCAGTCCTTCTAGTTAGCGTGCTTATCTATTATACATAGACTCAGCTGATTCTTTTCCAGTTACAAGTTACCACCATACTTGTGGATCCTCCCCTTGGTTGTATACTCATATTTACTTTTCTGTAGCCCTATAGTTCTTGGCAGAGCAACTGACACCTGCTTGCATTAGCAGCGTACGTGATACTGTGTACTGCTTGTGCGTTACTGTAGTATGTGGGTCTTATTCCATGGGTTGAGTATAATTTACTTACTTGGAGATAAGTGATTTATGTCGGATTGCATCTTATCTTTAGTTGTTTAGTCTGGTTTATCCATATATTGGATCTGCCAAGAGACAGTTCTAAATGAGGCACTGTTGTAATTTTCATTAACCATATGGTCTCATCATTTCATCGGTCCATTCTTTGCTGTAGTTACCCCACTATGAACTAAGGTTCACAACAGCTTTGCCATATGTAAATGTAAAGGAATAAATATTGTGGATATCTTGATTATGCTTTCCCCTATTGATCCTCTCCTCTTCTCTTTGTGGAAATGGTTTAATTAACCTCAGCCAGTTAAATATTTGTTCACGTGTCTGCACGAACTCTTACAAGCTCATTGGTGTTCTAAAGCTAATTTCCATATACAAATTTATATTTCAGATTTACAGCAGTGGCAATCCCACAAATATTGCTAATCCAATTATTGATGTAAGTGTTAAGATTGACATAAAGGCTCTTGGTGGAAGGCTAACATTTTTCCAAACAACTGCTTGTGAAAAGATACCTTGGAAGTATTTGAAGGCCTATAATGATGTTGATCCTCTAGATTACTTAGGGGCTTACAATGTTGAGGACATTCAGCTAATCTGTTGCCAACCTGATGCATCCACAATGTGGTTGGTACCTCCTCCAGTCCAAAGTAGATTCGTTCGATCCCTTGAAGAGacagaaatgatttttggaaagaTGGAACTTATTTTAAATTGGGATTTTCTCAGAGCTAGACCAAAAGGTAAGGAGTTAGTGAAATATGAATCACCCGTCGAGCAGTGCCCGAGTGTAGAGAATGTTAAGCAAGTGCTCAATGGATCTGCACACAGCTTGAGGATAACTGATGCTTACCCTAGGTACTTCCGGGTTACTGGATCAGGTGAAGTGCGGCGACTAGAGTCATCGGTACGCAACTGAATGCAGCCTTTTGTTTTCTTGTTACTTTTCCCGAAAAGAAGCTAAATAATTTTATCTGTTCATAAGTGTAGATAGATTCAGTAAGCGGTGAACTGCTCTTGAATAATGGCACTCCTCCTTGGTGGTCATTCTACGATACAAACCCATCAGATCTGGCAGGTTGTCAAGGGCAGAATGGTCCTATGGCAATCGTCGTGTCTGAGGAGACACCTCGTATGTATCTATCCATGTTTCTAAAATTACTTATTTGTTCTTGCTACACTTGTTCATACTGAAAAGCATTAGTGTTTATGAATATATTTTCAAGATCAGTGTTATTAGTAAAGTAAAGTTGATTTTATCTGTTATTGCTTTTCTGCTAACATTTATATATGTACTTTTA from Triticum urartu cultivar G1812 chromosome 3, Tu2.1, whole genome shotgun sequence encodes:
- the LOC125543974 gene encoding piezo-type mechanosensitive ion channel homolog isoform X3: MAWRTGGCAGRCLLPLLLLTASLLDWSLISLVNMVIFFAIRFVAPRRGFHNWRLYLLYWCTVIYSAVVILAQVTFHIIWGIEGKGWIVAHSWWAKLVGFARDQPWESPSVIYFLIIQLSAAVLSLVEVFGSRIHQDSCWLNFSFDIEQIGYHFRVACCLLLPAVQLIVSISHPSWISLPFFVFSCIGLVDWSLTSNFLGLFRWWRLLEIYSVFSILLLYIYQLRVKFPYVVVAFADFIGLFKVSSKSEWPELSSGISLLVYYFMLSSFKRDIQEMDSLMSLENDSLTEDLLPSRNAFLVRQSRTGRRHANVLLGGSVFRTFSINFFTYGFPVLLLALSLWSFNFTSICAFGLLAYVGYILYAFPSLFQMHRLNGSLLVFILFWAVSTYVFNVAFTFFNKRFQKDTIIWETIGLWHYSIPGLFLLAQFCLGVFVALCNLVNNSVFHYLTSEEGPSSSDDHLIDDKEDAMVLIVATLAWGLRKLSRAITLMLLFLLVMKPGFIHAVYMCFFLVFLVNHSINKRLRQFLVLFCEVHFSILYILQLDLVSNALECSGPLMMEVFSQLGLSSNAKTKDLVEIGSIICFCAVHSHGFKMLFALSAVLRHTPCPPVGFSILKAGLNKSVLLSVYSSQNSREGQVCHNLHEKKIASYLSKIGQKFLSMYRSYGTYVAFLTILLTLYLVTPNYISFGYLWFLLLWIIGRQLVEKTKRRLWFPLKVYAAVVFIFTYSLSISPLFARLVSKFVKLYPDLGFDPEASLLVNVWQSLSILVVMQLYSYERRQNSDKNFSVSDASVSGLLGFLRRLLIWHSEKILSVSVFYACLSSISLSGLVYLLGLIVFSTLPKVSRIPSKVYLVYTGLLAVSEYLFQMICKPAQMCPGQRLYGFAAFLGLKHYDSGLWGVEYGLRGKVLVIVACTIQYNVFHWLDLMPASLVHEGKWEEPCQLFISSDQSASLLNNREEIHSSNRFALLFSKVQGLVGSSLSSSLSSGNTYQTSEAVQNVTKGLDEDKRYSFAKMWGMSKESHKWDKQRIVSLKRERFDTQKSTFKSYIIFWMENLFKLRGLIADDPRMLVSYYVVFIFSSFKLRSDHFSGFSDSDTYRQMRSQRKNAFVWRDLSLETKSFWTFLDYVRLYAYCHLLDIVLALIAITGTLEYDFLHLGYLGFALVFFRMRLEILKKKNKIFKYLRMYNFAVIVLSLAYQSPYVGQFSSGKCDQIDYLYEIIGFYKYDYGFKITSRSAFVEIVIFLLVAVQSYIFSSGEFDYVSRYLEAEQIGAMVREQEKKALKKTEQLQHLRRSEEQKRQRNMQVERMKSEMYNLQSQLNTMNSFTPINNASCNEGLRRRRTTRLYSDIDAPLLDNEIGSPAAASQSFEFSVADTKRNIPDLLFPSSSDAPRSPIRGRSEEFMLADNAKNSVGSTSEIIELDECDIKLHPNLLKEEKERRQPKENPLKSAVQLIGDGVSQVQSFGNQAVTNIVSFLNIDPEESLSNEHPTEGSFYDVVENQRGTQDGQFLRTHSDSLGTAAESSASMPVGVIFRYIWYQMRSNYDYVCYCCFILVFLWNFSLLSMVYLGALFLYALCVNYGPSYLFWVIVLIYTELNILSQYIYQIIIQHCGLNIHLPLLQRLGFPDDKIKASFVVSILPLFLVYISTLLQSSITAKDGEWVPVTEFSFLSARNNIEEKFCIPYNWKDRVKSLHMPLMNLIRMFGRGLSRYWLSLTQGAESPPFFVQVTMEVKHWPEDGIQPERIESAINKVLVTAHEERCQSNSPSSCHSSSRVRIQSIERSKENPSMALAVLEVVYAAPTECQSAGWFKSLTPAADVEREIHDSQKAGLFEEINFPYPVVSVIGGGKREIDLYAYYFGADMAVFFLVLMFYQSILKNKSEFLEVYQLEEQFPKEFVFILMILFFLIVVDRIIYLWSFATGKVVFYIFNLVLFTYSVTEYAWGMELAHRDVGGFVLRAIYLTKSISLALQALQIRYGIPNKSNLYRQFLTSKVTQVNYLGFRLYRALPFLYELRCVLDWSCTTTSLTMYDWLKLEDIYASLFLVKCDTILNRANHQHGEKQTKMTKFCGGICLFFVLICVIWAPMLIYSSGNPTNIANPIIDVSVKIDIKALGGRLTFFQTTACEKIPWKYLKAYNDVDPLDYLGAYNVEDIQLICCQPDASTMWLVPPPVQSRFVRSLEETEMIFGKMELILNWDFLRARPKGKELVKYESPVEQCPSVENVKQVLNGSAHSLRITDAYPRYFRVTGSGEVRRLESSIDSVSGELLLNNGTPPWWSFYDTNPSDLAGCQGQNGPMAIVVSEETPQGIIGETLSKLSIWSLYITFVLAVARFIRLQCSDLRMRIPYENLPSCDRLLDICEGIYAARAEGELEVEEVLYWTLVNVYRSPHMLLEYTKPD